The DNA window AGGACTCTGTCTTCAGGTTCTGACTCACCATCTTATTCTGATATAGACTGTACTTTTTACACaatcattaaaatatatatacatactttCAGTTTAATAATTActtcatctgtgtttttatacCATGTGTCCAGACGTGTGAGTGGTATCAGTATGAGCATCTGACtctcagagaggaagagaaaaagaggatTTACCAAAATGTGGAATTTTTAGATCACAGAGAACTTTACTGCTCTTGAACTTtattgtttctgctgtaaacATTTGGGTGTGATGTCTTAGTTATCCCCAGGATTAGATAATATTCACCAAACTGATAAACGGACCAAATAAATGGACATGTTTAATGGTGTTACAGGGTaacagtttcatttaaaactaCAAGCTAtttattgaagaaaactttATAAATGTATGTAAGCTAGAGTCTAAacattgtgtgcgtgtgtgtgtgtgtgtgtgtgtgtgtgtgtgtgtgtagatgaacCCCCCAGTTGTTCCAGTTTGACCACTaaggagctgcagcagaacTTGAGGGAAGTGAAGAAGAGAGAGCGACCCGTCAGGCTGCTGTTTGAAATCCCATCGACTCGTATTATTCATCATGTTCTGTCAAAATATGTGGtgagacactgaaacacacacacacacacacacacacacacataaaatatcACACATTTAGTACAGGTAGCCTCAGTGGATCTGCAGCTAGCTTACCCTAAAGACTGGGGAGAGGGTGAAACTGGAAACCGAGGGAagcagctagcttagcttataataaagacttgaaactaagggaaacagctagcttagtattaagactggaaacagtgGAACTACTACTAGttcctctaaagctcactgatcAACATActgcatctttttttgtttcatctgcataaaaaaactaaaagcaGAAACAAGATGTAGTTTGCGTAATTAACTTCTGCAATTGTTGCAACcaccaaatatttattttaatcttaCGTTAGTTTTGTCTCAtattaatgtgattttaaagtCTTGTTCAGCCTTTCAAGAATGTCTGGACGTGATACAGTTTCCAGATACACATCAATGACTCCTTGCTCTAACGTTTTGTTTTAATGCTTCCTGTTCATCTTCAGGTGTATGAGATTGTGGTGATGCGCTCTGGCAGCTTCGATTCCCACCGTGTGCCTGTGGAGCGCCGTTACAGCGACTTTTCCCGCTTCCACCACAAACTGCTGGAGGAGtttgaggaggagctggaggatgTAGTTCTCCCCCGAAAACACCTGAGCGGGAACTTCAGCCCTGAAATAATCTCAGAGCGTCGCCTTGGCCTCCAGGACTACCTGGCTAAACTTTACAGTGTTCGCTGCGTTCGGCATTCTCCTCATTTCGCCAAGTTCTTCACTGAGCAGGAGCAGAAACGAGCACACGATCTGTTGCGAGCAGGACAGTTTAAGCCTGCTGTGGAGCAGCTGCAGAATGTGTTAGAGGTGGAAGAGAAGTTGTTACCTTGGCAGAACCCCACCCTGATTGTACCCACCCTCTCTGCCCTCGCAGTCTGTTACCGGGACCTGGAGGAACCAGAAAaggcctctgctgctgctcagagagCCTTGCCTCCAGTGAGACGCTACGGACTTAAAAACTACAGAGCTGCACTGCTGGATCTGCTGGTGGATCTGGGTTATCAGCTGGGACGTCCTGTCGCTCAGTTACAGGAGGAGCTGACTGTCCTAAGGGACGCTGAGAGGGGTGAGGTGTCCCCTCGCTCTCTGAAAGAGTTAGTGGTCCAACAGTTCCCCTGAGTCTCTGAAAGAGTTAGTGGTCCAACAGTTCCCCTGAGTCTCTGAAAGAGTTAGTAGTCCACTTGTTTCAGAGTCTCTGAAGAAGTTAGTGGTCCACCAGTTCCCAAGGCTTTGAAAGGGTTAGTGGTCCATCAGTTCCCTGGAGTCTTTGGAGGAGTTCGTGGTCCATGAGTTGACCAGAGGACAATCCAGGTGAGTGGGACAAACCAAACCAACAAACTCTGGAGCTGAGCTGAATCAGTGATCCATAACTTGCTCGTCTTTTGTCAGTAAATCTTTCTCGGTCAGATTCGGAGTTCTGCAGGAAATCAGGACGTTTGGTAGAAAATGACTGAGACATCAAACCACAGCTGAGCTGTAAGTGTAAGTGAGAGTTGCATGATCTGTCCTTCATactataaataatttatttcagtgtgtgcaAACTGTCACTACTATCTGTGGTGAACAAAGTGAATGTGCATCACCATGTCTGCAGAGGAACTAATGTGTGTTGACTGATCTGTGCAGAGGATACAGTGatttcaacaaaacaaaaactggaaCTCCCCGAAAAAGTTACCCAACCTGcttcactttgtgtgtgtgtgtgtgtgtgtgtgtgtgtgtgtgtgtgtgtgtttgcttttttttttttttttttttttttttacaagagaaCAAAGGCAAACCTCTCAGGGTGCTTTCGAACCTGCCCTGTTTGATtcggttcaattgaactcaGGTTAATTCGCCCCCTAAGTAGTCTGTTtcgggcaggtgtgaacacagcaatcgcactggggtgtgcaccaaaacaactgaaccaagaccttcttgaagaggtggtctcagtccggttataAATGAACTGCAGTGGTGCAGTTcctttgtggtgagaaggtgttctgacctggatgtgaaccaactgcagtcacatgacacattgtttgggttaaacatgagcatgttacagtcctggaggattattaatgtgcacctcctcctgtactgccttaatatgcacattcagtacatccaatgcatcaaaacattgttttctagttcaatcaattcaatcaattttatttataaagcccaatatcacaaatcacaatttgcctcacagggctttacagcatacgacatccctctgtccttatgaccctcgcagcggataaggaaaaactccccaaaaaaaaccctttaacggggaaaaaaaagttggagccacgcctcgttttcaaactgtatggtttgactaaaatgaacaatgacagcaatatagtccacgatgagcagcgctaaaatcaacctgcgtagttgtccctccattgtgacattagaaagtgtcacatttatcttgcaagtgtacacttcttcaacgtttgctttacttcctggatttttcccacgtggaaattctgaccaatcaaaagcagctttctcgtgcaaggcattttatctgatCTGCTTGAAAATGCTGTCGTGAGAACGtgaatcaactctaggcaattatgcaactgtGGAACAAAactagtccctgattcagaccaaagcaagacaactctaggtctgaaaacACCCAGTGTAACCCATCCCCGTAACCCTGTCAGTCTAATATTGATTAATGATACACTGTGAACTCTGAGTAAGAGTTTGGGTTTTAACATGAAGAATAAATTGAATGCACTGAGGAAACATTTGGTCCAAATAGATTCTGATGAATGAGGCTGAATGTTCTTCATTCTCAGCTCAAACTG is part of the Epinephelus lanceolatus isolate andai-2023 chromosome 5, ASM4190304v1, whole genome shotgun sequence genome and encodes:
- the snx20 gene encoding sorting nexin-20 isoform X1, with the protein product MAEPQRGTENRTETHIRTLSSDEPPSCSSLTTKELQQNLREVKKRERPVRLLFEIPSTRIIHHVLSKYVVYEIVVMRSGSFDSHRVPVERRYSDFSRFHHKLLEEFEEELEDVVLPRKHLSGNFSPEIISERRLGLQDYLAKLYSVRCVRHSPHFAKFFTEQEQKRAHDLLRAGQFKPAVEQLQNVLEVEEKLLPWQNPTLIVPTLSALAVCYRDLEEPEKASAAAQRALPPVRRYGLKNYRAALLDLLVDLGYQLGRPVAQLQEELTVLRDAERGEVSPRSLKELVVQQFPSL
- the snx20 gene encoding sorting nexin-20 isoform X2; translated protein: MAEPQRGTENRTETHIRTLSSDEPPSCSSLTTKELQQNLREVKKRERPVRLLFEIPSTRIIHHVLSKYVVYEIVVMRSGSFDSHRVPVERRYSDFSRFHHKLLEEFEEELEDVVLPRKHLSGNFSPEIISERRLGLQDYLAKLYSVRCVRHSPHFAKFFTEQEQKRAHDLLRAGQFKPAVEQLQNVLEVEEKLLPWQNPTLIVPTLSALAVCYRDLEEPEKASAAAQRALPPVRRYGLKNYRAALLDLLVDLGYQLGRPVAQLQEELTVLRDAERGEVSPRSLKELVVQQFP